Below is a window of Firmicutes bacterium CAG:345 DNA.
AATAAGATATGGACTATTTTCAGTACCTAATCCACCAGCAAAGTCTGTTGTTGGTACTACTGCTGTATCACTATCTAATTTTTTATCTGATGGGATATTTGTATTACTTTTTATTGCTGCTTGTGCTTCATCTGTTGTTCCGGCTACTGTTCCTACTTTTGCACTTGCTGAGATATTTAATTCTACATCTTTACTTGATACTAAGACTGTTCCAGCTTCGGCTTCACTTGATGTTGCTATATATTTTCCACCATTTACTAATGTATCTCCTACTATTGTTCCTTTTTCTTCATAGCTTTTTGAAGATACTGTACTCTTTGATGCTGTTCCAAAGTGTTTTACTTCGACATTTGCATCACTTACTTCTAATGTTCCACCATTTGTATTTAATATTACTTTTTGGTCTTTGGATACATTTTCATATT
It encodes the following:
- a CDS encoding unknown (no significant homology to UniProt); this translates as MDYFQYLIHQQSLLLVLLLYHYLIFYLMGYLYYFLLLLVLHLLFRLLFLLLHLLRYLILHLYLILRLFQLRLHLMLLYIFHHLLMYLLLLFLFLHSFLKILYSLMLFQSVLLRHLHHLLLMFHHLYLILLFGLWIHFHILHLLFQ